The proteins below come from a single Diceros bicornis minor isolate mBicDic1 chromosome 3, mDicBic1.mat.cur, whole genome shotgun sequence genomic window:
- the PDK4 gene encoding pyruvate dehydrogenase kinase, isozyme 4: MKAARFVMRSAGSLSLVPREVEHFSRYSPSPLSMKQLLDFGSENACERTSFAFLRQELPVRLANILKEIDILPDPLVNTSSVQLVKSWYIQSLMDLVEFHERSPQDQKTLSDFVDTLIKVRNRHHNVVPTMAQGIIEYKDRCTVDPATNQNLQYFLDRFYMNRISTRMLMNQHILIFSDSQTGNPTHIGSIDPNCDVSAVVQDAFECSKMLCDRYYLTSPELKLTQVNGKFPGQPIHIVYVPSHLHHMLFELFKNAMRATVEHQENRPSLTPIEVIVVLGKEDLTIKISDRGGGVPLRIIDRLFSYTYSTAPTPVMDNSRNAPLAGFGYGLPISRLYAKYFQGDLNLYSLSGYGTDAIIYLKALSSESVEKLPVFNKSAFKHYQMMSEADDWCVPSKEPKNLAKEKVAL; this comes from the exons ATGAAGGCGGCCCGCTTCGTGATGCGCAGCGCCGGCTCGCTGAGCCTGGTCCCCCGCGAAGTCGAGCATTTCTCGCGCTACAGCCCGTCCCCGCTGTCCATGAAGCAGCTGCTGGACTTTG GTTCAGAAAATGCATGTGAAAGAACTTCTTTTGCATTTTTGCGACAAGAATTGCCTGTGAGGCTAGCCAATATCCTGAAAGAAATTGACATCCTCCCTGATCCATTAGTAAATACATCTTCAGTGCAATTAGTTAAAAGCTG GTATATCCAGAGCCTGATGGATTTGGTGGAATTCCATGAAAGAAGCCCACAGGACCAGAAAACATTGTCAGA TTTTGTAGATACTCTCATCAAAGTTCGAAATAGACACCATAATGTAGTTCCTACAATGGCACAAGGAATCATAGAGTACAAAGATCGCTGTACAGTTGACCCAGCCACCAATCAAAATCTTCAGTATTTCTTGGATCGATTTTACATGAACCGTATTTCTACCCGGATGCTGATGAACCAGCACA TTCTTATATTTAGCGACTCACAGACAGGAAACCCAACCCACATTGGAAGCATTGATCCAAACTGTGATGTGTCAGCAGTGGTCCAAG ATGCCTTTGAGTGTTCAAAGATGCTTTGTGATCGGTATTATTTAACATCTCCAGAGTTAAAGCTCACACAAGTGAATG gaaaATTTCCAGGCCAACCAATTCACATTGTTTACGTTCCCTCTCACCTTCATCATATGCTCTTTGAACTATTCAAG aatGCAATGAGGGCAACAGTTGAACACCAGGAAAACCGGCCTTCCCTTACACCAATTGAGGTGATTGTTGTCTTGGGAAAAGAAGATCTCACAATTAAG aTTTCAGACAGAGGAGGTGGTGTCCCCCTGAGGATCATTGACCGCCTCTTTAGTTACACATACTCCACTGCACCAACGCCTGTGATGGATAATTCCAGGAATGCTCCTTTG GCTGGTTTTGGTTATGGCTTGCCCATTTCTCGTCTCTATGCCAAGTACTTTCAAGGAGATCTGAATCTCTATTCTTTGTCAGGATATGGAACAGATGCTATCATCTACTTAAAG gCTTTGTCTTCTGAATCTGTAGAAAAACTCCCGGTCTTTAACAAATCAGCCTTCAAACATTATCAGATGATGAGTGAGGCTGACGACTGGTGTGTCCCAAGCAAGGAACCAAAGAACTTGGCAAAGGAAAAAGTGGCCCTGTGA